A window from Micromonospora terminaliae encodes these proteins:
- a CDS encoding amino acid ABC transporter ATP-binding protein, which translates to MTPMVRAEGVTKRFGTVEVLKGVDLTVRPGEVACLLGPSGSGKSTFLRCINHLERIDGGQLWVDGDLVGYRRQGDKLHELKAREVAVRRRDIGMVFQRFNLFPHLTALGNVIEAPVRVLGTPRDKAREQAMRLLDRVGLTERAGNYPSQLSGGQQQRVAIARALAMRPKLMLFDEPTSALDPELVGEVLDVMKGLAADGMTMVVVTHEMGFAREVADQVAFLDAGVVVEAGTPAEVLGSPRHDRTRAFLDKVL; encoded by the coding sequence ATGACTCCGATGGTGCGTGCCGAGGGCGTCACCAAGCGGTTCGGCACCGTCGAGGTGCTCAAGGGCGTCGACCTGACCGTCCGGCCCGGCGAGGTGGCCTGCCTGCTCGGCCCCTCCGGCTCCGGCAAGTCCACCTTCCTGCGCTGCATCAACCACCTGGAGCGCATCGACGGCGGCCAGCTCTGGGTCGACGGCGACCTCGTCGGCTACCGCCGCCAGGGCGACAAGCTCCACGAGCTCAAGGCCCGCGAGGTGGCCGTGCGCCGCCGGGACATCGGCATGGTCTTCCAGCGGTTCAACCTCTTTCCCCACCTCACCGCGCTCGGCAACGTCATCGAGGCGCCCGTCCGCGTCCTCGGCACCCCCCGCGACAAGGCCCGGGAGCAGGCCATGCGGCTGCTCGACCGGGTCGGGCTCACCGAGCGCGCCGGCAACTACCCGAGCCAGCTCTCCGGCGGCCAGCAGCAGCGCGTCGCCATCGCCCGGGCCCTGGCCATGCGCCCGAAACTGATGCTCTTCGACGAACCCACCTCCGCGCTCGACCCGGAACTGGTCGGCGAGGTGCTGGACGTCATGAAGGGCCTCGCCGCCGACGGCATGACCATGGTCGTGGTCACCCACGAGATGGGCTTCGCCCGCGAGGTCGCCGACCAGGTCGCCTTCCTCGACGCGGGCGTGGTCGTCGAGGCCGGCACGCCGGCCGAGGTGCTCGGCAGCCCGCGCCACGACCGCACCCGCGCCTTCCTCGACAAGGTGCTCTGA
- a CDS encoding M20/M25/M40 family metallo-hydrolase, which produces MDPLIAAAGDRLATYHDRLARLVAVDTGSGHVDGLRAAADLVQTWCLAAGLAVEREPVADPAGTPLGDVLIARRRGTGTRRILLAGHLDTVFPAGTATARPLRVHDGRAYGPGVSDDKGGLLAGLAAVEVLTALNLDGYGEIVLVCTPDEEIGSPGSRPLLRTLGAEADVALCLECARDNGDLVSARKGVADLEVTLRGRAAHAGIEPERGANALLAAARLTVALDQLNGRWPGVTVNVGVLEAGGRPNVVADRARMLVDLRAWHTGEYEAALAEIRRLVAAPSVSGVRAELAVHAPTPPWEPGPAGRRLIELAAKVGAGIGVPVSHTATGGCADANLLAEAGAAVLDGLGPIGGADHSPGEWLDLDSVVPRVALLAGLIDMVGVADRP; this is translated from the coding sequence ATGGACCCACTGATCGCGGCCGCCGGCGACCGGCTGGCCACCTACCACGACCGGCTCGCCCGACTGGTCGCCGTCGACACCGGCTCCGGGCACGTCGACGGTCTGCGGGCCGCCGCCGACCTGGTGCAGACCTGGTGCCTGGCCGCCGGGCTGGCCGTCGAGCGGGAGCCGGTCGCCGACCCGGCCGGAACGCCGCTCGGCGACGTGCTCATCGCCCGCCGCCGCGGCACCGGCACCCGCCGCATCCTGCTCGCCGGGCACCTCGACACGGTCTTCCCGGCCGGCACGGCCACCGCCCGGCCGTTGCGGGTCCACGACGGCCGGGCGTACGGGCCCGGGGTCAGCGACGACAAGGGCGGCCTGCTCGCCGGCCTCGCCGCCGTCGAGGTGCTCACCGCGCTGAACCTCGACGGGTACGGGGAAATCGTGCTGGTCTGCACCCCGGACGAGGAGATCGGTTCGCCGGGCAGCCGGCCGCTGCTGCGTACCCTCGGGGCCGAGGCCGACGTGGCGCTCTGCCTGGAGTGCGCCCGCGACAACGGCGACCTGGTGTCGGCGCGCAAGGGGGTTGCCGACCTGGAGGTGACCCTGCGCGGGCGGGCCGCGCACGCCGGCATCGAGCCCGAACGCGGCGCGAACGCCCTGCTGGCCGCCGCCCGGCTCACCGTGGCGCTGGACCAGCTCAACGGCCGCTGGCCCGGGGTGACGGTGAACGTCGGGGTGCTGGAGGCCGGCGGCCGGCCCAACGTGGTGGCCGACCGGGCCCGGATGCTCGTCGACCTGCGCGCGTGGCACACCGGCGAGTACGAGGCCGCACTCGCCGAGATCCGCCGGCTGGTGGCCGCGCCGTCGGTCTCCGGCGTCCGCGCCGAACTGGCTGTGCACGCCCCCACCCCGCCCTGGGAACCCGGTCCGGCCGGGCGCCGGCTCATCGAGCTGGCCGCGAAGGTCGGCGCCGGAATCGGCGTGCCCGTGTCGCACACCGCCACCGGCGGCTGCGCCGACGCGAACCTGCTGGCGGAGGCCGGGGCGGCGGTGCTGGACGGGCTCGGCCCGATCGGCGGCGCCGATCACAGCCCGGGGGAGTGGCTGGACCTCGACTCGGTGGTCCCGCGGGTGGCCCTGCTCGCGGGCCTGATCGACATGGTCGGCGTGGCCGACCGGCCCTGA